Proteins encoded in a region of the Triticum dicoccoides isolate Atlit2015 ecotype Zavitan chromosome 3A, WEW_v2.0, whole genome shotgun sequence genome:
- the LOC119271580 gene encoding uncharacterized protein LOC119271580, translated as MSSSANRHLPVRCQIQVPVANGPRAPVRHAAARNWCPATGSVKLRPSPGLARSPLPRQVCLRLCFARSNLLLPALLDRAAPTSSSPPRSTRLRVASAPDASSSRARRPRLLSSSPFPFCFSDYIALSLSLPQTGAPAGATIIGDGLLPAGSDAPRVLGLVPVSRALRRTTCATRKPLLRPCIPYFEQEEERAPQALTATTPCAWAASSSPG; from the exons ATGAGCAGCAGCGCCAACAGGCACCTCCCCGTGCGCTGCCAGATCCAG GTTCCCGTCGCCAACGGCCCCCGAGCTCCAGTTCGCCATGCGGCCGCCAGGAACTGGTGTCCCGCGACCGGATCCGTCAAGCTCCGCCCCTCGCCAGGCCTCGCACGCTCGCCGCTGCCGCGCCAAGTCTGCCTTCGTCTCTGCTTCGCCCGCTCGAACCTGCTACTGCCTGCTTTGCTCGATCGAGCAGCGCcaacgagttcctcgccgcccagatCCACCCGTCTCCGCGTCGCCAGCGCGCCCGATGCCTCCTCCTCACGCGCCCGTCGCCCtcgccttctctcttcttctccttttccgtTCTGCTTCTCTGACTATATTGCTCTCTCTCTGTCCTTGCCTCAAACAGGAGCTCCAGCCGGCGCCACCATCATCGGAGATGGGCTCCTGCCGGCCGGATCCGATGCGCCCCGTGTCCTCGGCCTCGTCCCCGTCTCCAGGGCGTTGCGCCGCACCACCTGCGCCACCCGCAAGCCCCTGCTTCGCCCCTGCATCCCCTACTTCGAGCAGGAGGAGGAACGCGCACCTCAGGCGTTGACTGCGACCACTCCATGCGCCTGGGCCGCCTCTTCTTCGCCTGGTTGA